The region GTGCCATTTTGAATTTGTCATTGGTGTTAACAATAAATATCTGTGGTACAATGTTTCTGGTTGAGAATTTGACAAAATGTGCAatatttatgtttatgtttaaGAAATATGCAAAATATGGTTCTATATTATGTAATATGGTTATGTAATACATACCCATACAATATTACTAAAAAAAACTTATCCCCTCGGTTTTATATTACCTCGGTTTGACACAACATCGAGACTTAATCTTGGGTGTGTCATCCAgttcttaaaataataaaaaatacaaaTGTTGGGGATCAAACACATGTGTAGATAACTTTACCCCTTAGTTTTTTAATAACCGAGGGATAACGTGGTAGCTTTTCATTACGGCATTTGTTACATCGCCTTTGTAACCGAGGTTAAATGCATTTTGTGACCGACGTTAGATGTGTTTTTTAGTGGTGTGTTTCTATTTTCGTCTCTAACTATAGATCTTATTTTATTAATAACTTTATTAATGATTGAacttttttatttttgaaatcGTATTTTTAgtattaaataattttttttgaaattatgtttaaaaataactttaaaaaaaaattcagTTTAAAAAGTTTGTCATAAAAAGTGTTTTATATATTTCATTCTTTTTCTATAACTTTTTCTAAAtatttaaatttcaaaaaaaagTTATTGAAGTTATTGAATATCGGAATAGTCTGATTTTTAAAATTGTTCTCTTTGTAAAATTACATGATTTTTATTATGTTAGAATTTTTAATGATCATTATTTAAGTCATTAGATATTAAAATTACTATTTTAACTTATaaaaatgacttaaaaataatttatactatatttgaaaattttcttataCTAATTGTTTTAGAAATATAAAGAAAATCACTTTTAAATAAACTTATTTagaaaaaatgattttataaTATTACAATAATGGAAGTTGGTTCATGTTTTTAGAATTctataaaattatttaaattattttaaaaaaaaaaatcagaTTTTTTCAAAATCTAAAACAAGCTCTTTAGCTCTCAAAACTATGTTAGGTATTTCACGAAAAAAAAACAATTTGAATTCCTTAAAATATAATATCCCAAGAAAAATCTCTTCAAATCTTTAAAAAATTAAGTAAAATAtaaattttttcattttaaaaaagATCCCTCCAtatataatttttcaaaaaaagGATCGATCCCTGCAAATTTTAGAAAAACTAATTAAACCAAAATTTTCCTTATTAGCTATTTCACCAAAAAAGAAGAAGATTAAAATATCCCCAAATATAATTTCTGAAAGAAATTCTTCGAAAATtagaaaaataaattaaaaccAAACTTTTCCTATTTTTAACTCAATTTTTGTTGTATTATAACTTCATTGAATAACTATTCCTAATACAACAATTATTCACTAAAGctaaaaaattaaaaatttccaattattctatgcaattaatttttttttagtTCAAGTAGAATAACTCTTTAATAAAGAAATAATTGAGTATAAAAGTATAGTTTGTTGTACTAAAAATATAGTCGTCACCATTTGTTTTTGATATTGTCTCTAAAGATGTCACCAAACAATGTGTTGATGTCACTGAgcaatgttttcattttcattcttGTTTGTTGTTCTTATATGATTGAAAATGTTGCTTCTGATGATTATGGAACAGCACTTACAAAAAGTTTGTTGTTTTTTGAGGGTCAACGTTCAGGTGTGTTGCCTAAGAACCAAAGAGTGAACTGGAGAGGAGATTCTGCTCTTAAAGATGGTCAAGATGTTGGGGTAAGACACATCCATAAATACAAATATACATATTTTTTGGTTTAATAGTTCAGTGGCTGAAATTTCACATGCCCTCGGATGTTTCTATACAACTATCAATAGATAAACATCCGAGTATTCGGGTGATGGATATTTTATACAGTTAATTAATCATAATTGTTCGGTATATATGCAGATGGATTTGGTGGGAGGATACTATGATGCCGGAGACAACTTGAAACTAGGACTTCCAATGGCATATACCATAACAATGTTATCATGGAGTGCAATAGAGTTTAAGGACAAACTTGCTGGTAAGAACGAGCTCGATAACGCATTATACGCTATAAAATGGGGAACAGATTATTTGATAAAAGCGCATCCACAACCAAATGTGTTGTATGGAGAAAATGGTGATCCTGATTCAGATCATCAATGTTGGGAAAGACCAGAGGATATGGACACACCAAGGACTTCTTATAAGATTGATGAACAAAATCCTGGTTCTGATCTTGCTGCGGAAACTGCTGCTGCTTTGGCTTCTGCTTCCATTGCTTTTCAATCTGTGGACTCAAAGTATGCATCCACATTGCTTACTCATGCACAACAAGTAGGGTTTTATTTTGTCCTTTATGTGCAATTTTTTCATATGGCTATATTTGTTTGGTGAATATTTCTAATTACTATTTTTATTTCAGCTGTTTGATTTTGCAAACAATCATCAAGGCATATACCATAATAGCATCCCTCCAGCAGCAAAAATATATTCCAGCAGTGGATTTAAGGTTATCATCTACTTAGTCATTTCAAATTCTATTTATTACAAAATATAATACAATTaatattatttttgaaaaagaaGAAACTAGGGCACACATTGAGATTTGGAATTTATTTTGTATAAACAGGATGAATTACTTTGGGCAGCAGCATGGCTTCACCGCGCCACAAACATGAAACAATACCTTGATTATATTGGAAATTCTGGTGACAATGGTGGTGCAAGAACAATGTTTAGTTGGGATGACAAGTATGTTGGTGCACAAGTTCTTATTGCAAAGGTATATAATATCATTCATCAATATTCATATATATTACTACTTAAAATATTCTAATATATTGTACCATATATGCATGCAGCTTGTTCTAGAGGGAAAAGTAGAGTCTTCAGGAATTTGGGCTCAATACAAAGCAAATGCAGAACAATTCATATGTTCATGTGCACAAAAATCAAACCAAAACGTACAGAAAACACCAGGAGGTTTATTATGGTTTCTACCATGGGCTAATAATCAATATGTTGCTTCTGCTACATTTGCAATTTCCACTTACTCTCAATATTTGTCTTCAAATGAAGCGTCCCTCCAATGTAGTGGAGGTGCTGTTTCTCCTTCTGATCTCGCGTCTCTTGTTAAAGCTCAAGTGGACTACATATTGGGTTCTAATCCACAGAAAATAAGTTACATGGTGGGTTATGGCTCAAATTATCCACAACAAATTCATCATAGAGGAGCATCAATTGTGTCTATTAAAAAAGATAATTCACTAGTTGGATGCAAAGATGGACTTGACAAATGGTTAAATAATAATGCACCAAATCCTAATGTACTGGAAGGTGCTGTTGTGAGTCCAGATCAAAATGATGGTTTTACTGATAATAGGAATAATTATCAACTAGGAGAACCAACTACTACTTCTGTTGCACCTTTAGTTGGTGTTCTTGCTTTTGTAGCTTAAATTTTGTATTCCTTGTCACACATTATTTTCATATCTATAGCACAAAACAACAAGTATCTAGTTCATCCAATAATAAAACTCATTCACTGTAATTATCACAGGTAGAAAAACATCACAACTTTATTTTCTGTTATTTTATTTATATGTGTGTAGCTTTGAATGAGATCTTTACTAGTTTTTCATTCTAAAGAAATTAGTTCTAGTTCTAGTAGAGCCCAGTTAATTATGATTCACTTACTCAAAGATAAATTAAAATGGTGGAATAAGGAGGTAATTGATTGGAGTTATTTGAAAATCGATAATACCTATCAAAATTTAATGAATTGGAAGAAGTGGAAGCATCATCCGATGTTGATCTATGATGTGATATATAACCCAAATCATTAGTTAGTTACTTACTTAACATCTAAGTTACTTGAAGCACAAATAATTTATTTGTATATAAACACATTAGTGTAATTCATTTTTATAATCCTTTCATTTATacaattctctctctctctctaaagTGCTTATGCACTATCAAATAGGTATCTAGAGCTCCTGGTTCGCTTTCTTGATCGTAAATTCAAGAACTGCACGTCGGTGGtcatgtgtaacacctcaaaatttgccctcctctcttgggactagcattaacatattgcattacatttttaggtcattaggcattgcatattgcatatcatgtggttacattgtgcaagctatcttcccaagtcttgatcagaagatgggaaagtcaaagtgcaagcctagggtttattgactgatcatgggccatctgaggattgggctgtgaattagggttttgtgattctcaatggatgttggtcttcatcttgattgcaatgatacatcatcatcatcatggttggatgtcatcaggagattgaagcaggattccttgagattagggttttgaccactggtcaaccctaatcagttgtattgggccaatcagggcataatcaggagatggggtctgtgatggttatggggttcattataggattatattgtgcttattgaggctagggtttcacccttgagccatttcagttgaagattggagtTCAGATTGATCAATGCCTTGTCAAATTCATCTGTtagttgaaaagtcaactgtggtcaactgtacatgatctgatggatttggaggtgaaaatgagttggatacacttcattcatgttggaacaagtgttatttgacatctcaaagcttaagaataaagaaaatcaagtcggaacaaaaactgccaaaaatagaaagtggcttgtaattgaagtttccaaaaatggaaaggttttgacctcaagaccacgtgtccaaggaagcttcaaatgaaaatttgttcaacatgaaagttgtagatcttgttcttacctttccaaaaagtccaagaacttgaaaatcccatgtatggttggaaagttatggctcagtgaatttcagaaatgactcataatcaggaggccataatttccacatggtttgtccaaattgcaagttctttatatgcacaaactccatttgacatgtactttcatggtgcataattggatttttccaaaagtggtcaatgcaaaaagtcaattttcaactagacagttaaaatggaccaggggcaaaattgtccaacttgtgaaataattggaatttttgagtggggatttttgctacacctcacaaatggtatttgaaacttgttggaatcatcatttcatggctaggcctcatggtttggaatttggcttgaaaaatgaaagtgcaaaaatggacaaagtggtaccacatggtgaatttcaaaattacacatccaatgagagtgggacaagttgcaacagctcacacatgtcatttagagagtgtgtgagctgtcaaagaggtggcaatgagctggcttgtgaaattccatttttgccctcaCTTGGAAATTAGCATTTTCACTAACATGTTCAACTTAGTTAATTAACATGATTAAGTGATAATTAAGCATTGGTATATAATCTTAATCTcattctaatcataacagaatgcaCACTTTCCAAAATCAGATCAAaactcatcacattctctcaagaatctcaagaacacaaaaaccttcaaattcatcaatcttcatcaattGTTGATCAAACTTCGAATTTCTTTTTGGTTTGATCTTGTTTCATCCTCATCATCAACTGTTTTTGGTCATTGGAGCACAAGGAGTGGTAGATCGCGACTGTTCAAAGAAGCATCATCCATGGTGAATCGAAGCTTC is a window of Lathyrus oleraceus cultivar Zhongwan6 chromosome 6, CAAS_Psat_ZW6_1.0, whole genome shotgun sequence DNA encoding:
- the LOC127093057 gene encoding endoglucanase 13 — protein: MSPNNVLMSLSNVFIFILVCCSYMIENVASDDYGTALTKSLLFFEGQRSGVLPKNQRVNWRGDSALKDGQDVGMDLVGGYYDAGDNLKLGLPMAYTITMLSWSAIEFKDKLAGKNELDNALYAIKWGTDYLIKAHPQPNVLYGENGDPDSDHQCWERPEDMDTPRTSYKIDEQNPGSDLAAETAAALASASIAFQSVDSKYASTLLTHAQQLFDFANNHQGIYHNSIPPAAKIYSSSGFKDELLWAAAWLHRATNMKQYLDYIGNSGDNGGARTMFSWDDKYVGAQVLIAKLVLEGKVESSGIWAQYKANAEQFICSCAQKSNQNVQKTPGGLLWFLPWANNQYVASATFAISTYSQYLSSNEASLQCSGGAVSPSDLASLVKAQVDYILGSNPQKISYMVGYGSNYPQQIHHRGASIVSIKKDNSLVGCKDGLDKWLNNNAPNPNVLEGAVVSPDQNDGFTDNRNNYQLGEPTTTSVAPLVGVLAFVA